The Nostoc cf. commune SO-36 genomic sequence GTAGTTGGCTTGAGTATATGCTCAAACAAAGACTACGGAAGTTTGCCTTTAAAGTTTACCTGAACATATCCCGAATCTTACCTTACACCTACCGCAAACAAGTAAAAATTAAAGATTTTAACAAACAGGCTGCTAAAGAATATGTTCCAAAAGCTTATACAGGTCAAGTCACTGTATTTCGAGCAGAAGAACGTCCTGTAACTAATGGACAAGAAGTAGATCCAAACATGGGTTGGAGTGAATTGGCTTTAGGGGGTTTGGATATCCACCATGTTCCAGGAAACCACTTCTCCATTTTTAATGAACCCTATGTCAAATCTTTATCAGAAAAAATGAAGGTTTGTATAGAACAAGCTATTGCAGAAAAATGAGTCTTTCTAGACTTATAAAAAAATACATACAGCACTTCCCGGTGTTATGAGGTACAATAGCAACAATTAGTAAACCAGTTTTTTAAATGTTGAGGATTCATTAAGTCGAGTGCAACTGAGATTACTGTATCAACCATTTCTGTTGTAGTTGGAGCAAAACTGCGTAAAAAAGATTTGAGTTGTGACCACCATAACTCGATTGGATTAAAATCAGGAGAGTATGAGGATAAACAAATAACTTTCGCACCTACAGCTTCAATCATTGGTACAATTGATGCTAGTTTATGGGCAGGTAAGTTATCCATGACGACTACTGCTCCTGTCCATAAATTAGGCGCTAAAAACTTCTCAATGAATACATCAAATGCTTGGCTATCCATTGAGTTATTCATCGTCATTAATGCCACTACTTTTTTAATACTAATTGCTCCAATTACTGTGACTTTTACACCTCTATAAAATGGTTTTTGGTCGTAAGCTCTTGTTCCTTGTTGCGAACGCGCATGAGTTCTTGCCAGACCTAATAAAACTCCTGTCTCATCTAGGAATACTAAGTTATCTCGATCTATATCTCTGACCTGTTCCCAATATTCTACTCTTAGTTTTTGAACTCTTTCTGTTGCTGCTTGACTACTCCGCAATGTTTTTTTTTACGATTTAATCCTAATTTTTGTAAGGCACGACACATTGCACTTCGACCTACCCAATTACCAGTTTTGTCTGCAAATAATTCACACAACTCTATCAATGTTGCATCTGGATGTGCTTCAACTAA encodes the following:
- a CDS encoding transposase yields the protein MRSSQAATERVQKLRVEYWEQVRDIDRDNLVFLDETGVLLGLARTHARSQQGTRAYDQKPFYRGVKVTVIGAISIKKVVALMTMNNSMDSQAFDVFIEKFLAPNLWTGAVVVMDNLPAHKLASIVPMIEAVGAKVICLSSYSPDFNPIELWWSQLKSFLRSFAPTTTEMVDTVISVALDLMNPQHLKNWFTNCCYCTS